In the genome of Juglans microcarpa x Juglans regia isolate MS1-56 chromosome 6S, Jm3101_v1.0, whole genome shotgun sequence, the window aaatgaaatataatatataaataatctctaatcatttaatgccacatcatgagatgatgaaaggatgatgataattgaaatgatgagtaacattactaTAAAGAAACGATTTTCTAGCTAGCCAACCATTTTCTAGGagcccaccaaaaaaaaaaaaaaaaaaaaaaaaaggaaacaaaaagcaGCTAAAGCATAAGAGGATggattgttttgtttattttcttgatcACCACCTTTCCACAACTCGAGTGAACGAGATACGTGATTTTCTTGATCACCACTTTTCgtatatgagatgagttgagttgagattaaaattaaaaattgaataaaatattgttagaatatattttttaatattatttttgttttgagatttaaaaaagttaaattgttattttattttttgtgagaatttgagatagttgtaataattatatgagatgagatgagatggattgagttgagaggagttgtgaaaatgAGGCATACTCCAAGTCAAAgatgggtatatatatatatatatatatatatatatatatattgaatagagAAATGCTATAGTTACAgaaaatttttacaaaagtaaacttaattacaaactaatgtggtttcaaatttactttataataagaataattttatagtCTGACGTAGCAtatcaaattacatcaatttgtgagtttacttttataaaatcccTATGTGgctaaatcatttctcttttgaatATTAAGTGAAACAAAAATAACTGAAAGAACACATTTGCGTTCTAATatcaatatcatatatatgcattGAACATAACCTTTTAGCAAGAAATTTATAAGCTGGCACGTATAAGAAGCATGTGTTAATTAGTCATGTACTTGCATTATATTATGAGTGATCGATCGATGAGCACAATTTATGTCATGAGAACATTTTTACGTAATTGATAGGCCCTGACGAATGGGCAACTTAAACTCATAGCTTGGTGCATGCCTTCAATACCCCCTGATGTTCTTTGAACAAGCTGTATACAACTAGATCTAGATCCACCCTTTGATAGTTTCCATTTCTTTGCAAACTATATAATAGCATGCATTAGccaaaggaaaatattatttgtatttataatttttacatatataacaATACGCATTGACGTATTAGCTATTGATATGTTGgagattatgaaatttgaaattcaaaatctgaatttaaaaagaaaactgataagATGAATCTTGTGCGTACATAAAATTCATGTACGTACATATAACACTACTATTAACCAAATATCGTGCCCTTAGCCTATACAAGTTTTCAGGTAGTGATCATTGGAGAACATCTCTTTTAAGTTCGATTATAGATTTAAAAACCTCAAATGAGAAAAGGTAAAATAAGAAATGAGTATTCATTATTactatgcatgcatgtgaataCAGTattcaatatttaataaatactgtaagattatttatatgtttatttctcttataattGAGACTGCAATCTCGGATAATAACTTAACAGACATCTTTATCCCTGAATTGAAACAGCTTGGTAATTCAAAGCAAATCAAGATTTAAAAGACGTACGCCAACATGAGAGAGTTGGTTATTACTTGATTAAACATtggaataaaaataacttattgGTAACAGCTTGAAAATGGTAATTAGAACGTCCAATGTAAATGATCCATTCAGCATGATGATCAGTTTCAGTCTCGAAACTTGAAGACGTACATGAATACGTTTTGAACAAATTCAAGCATACCCACAAAATCCCAGCTCGCAGTTTACCCCCTTCGCACACTTCTTATGGCATTTGCCACAATGATTCTCATTGCTAGTAATATCGGTACAGATCCTATTGCAGCAACGCTGTCCTTGTTTGCACTTTCTCCCACATCGTCCGCAGTTGTTCCGATCGCCAAGAATGTTCCGGCAATGCTTCTTGCAGCAGTAGAGCAGGCTGGTCCCGTTGTTTGCTGGTATTCCATTGCACACATTGTTTGTGATGGGATGACACCGAGCACCTTTCTTTATCACGCTGGCCAAGAACCTGCTTCTCGATGATCTGAGATTAATATTGGCCATTAATGGAGAGTCGAGTACGTACTGATCTTCATCGTCTTCTTCGATATCAATTGAGAAAGCTAACTGAGAGTTCAGAGCTAGGAATGTTATTATCAGAGGCATGATTAGGGAGAGAATGGTCGTGAGCTTGAGGAGAGTGCAAGCCATATTAATTAATCTCTCTCGTGAAAATGGCGAACTGCCCGCATTTAGGGTTAGCCGGTGATCGAGGAGGATGGTGGGCACGTACGTATCAATGCCAttgtgcatgtatatatatatataggctgcGAGTATTGATTCAAGGGAAGCACTTTGTTTTGCTGCAACTTGTaataattttccttaaaaaataaaacgcTCTGCATTGAATTGACTGAATATcatgtatttaataattattaagttCAGTTTAATCAACTTGTTAAGTAGTACTAGCTAGCTCTAAATTCTCGGTAGAGcaagttaaattaattaaatatatattcttgacTAATCAGAACTCTAGCCATATATatacctagctagctacctaGACGCCGCTGTACTTAATTTACGGGCATATATTCTCAAGTCTCtgtacatcatatatatatatatatatattatttacattacataatttaaatatgtcatgttgtatatatatttatttttattattatttatacaaccttattttaaatgatggatatttttataaaataatctataaaaataacttcattTTATCGAAAtacattcaatttaaaatattgttgtataaaaGACTGTAAATAGATTGTGCATGTGTATATTATTACTCTTCAAATTTTGCTTTgctttaatgt includes:
- the LOC121237390 gene encoding protein GRIM REAPER-like gives rise to the protein MACTLLKLTTILSLIMPLIITFLALNSQLAFSIDIEEDDEDQYVLDSPLMANINLRSSRSRFLASVIKKGARCHPITNNVCNGIPANNGTSLLYCCKKHCRNILGDRNNCGRCGRKCKQGQRCCNRICTDITSNENHCGKCHKKCAKGVNCELGFCGYA